The genomic interval GCAATTATATCTGGACAAAAAGGTTTTTGAACTTTGAACTGTTTTGTCGGTAAAGTAACATCATTAACATTGTAATAAATCGACGACATGATCAataaaggattttttttatattcatttttaccAAAGTGTCCTTTGTCATTTTCAAAACCTGGCCACCTTAAtacttatatacgtatatttaataataatctggAATATAATTTTAGGTATAGAAGATAAACACCGCAAAACAATAATGTCGAAACTTTTGAAACACAACGTTGATTGGAAATTGAAGACGAGGGCAATGGATTTGACTCTGGAAAATTTCGAGACGGTGAgtgttgattatataaaaaaaaatatgttacttgaatatttttcaattccaattTGTTTTAGCTGCACAAAACACAGGTTTTTCTCAATCTGCCAACCAACACCGTGATCGAAATCTTGAAATCGGATGATTTGATCGTGTCTTCTGAAGAAGACGTATTCAATGCTGTAAAATTATGGGTAAATCATGATGATGCAAACCGTAAACTTGAATTGGTACAGCTGATGGGATCCGTGCGGTTATCCTTGCTTTCGATAAAGGTATTTGAGATTAATTGAATGTTAcagtttattgataaaaatcatTCGAATAATGTGTTTTGTTTTCAGTTTCTCGTCGACGAAGTAATGACGTTCTGTCATTCGTGTGCAGAGTATTTGTCTTCTATTAGACAAGTAATTAAAGACAAGGATGACAAATCTTCCATCCAAAGAGACACCCCTcgtagaaaaaaagaaaaaatagcaCTGGTTGGGGGGAATTATTTAGATGTGAGTTCTATAttacaagtataatattttaattggatTTCAAGTCAATTACTGAATTGCAAAACGTGTTTTCAGCTGGCAAATACCATCGATATATTTGACGGACTAAAGAAAAGTTGGACTCTATCCAAAGACATTGgaattgataaaattaattttgcgtCTGTCGTCGTAGGAGATTGGATGGTTATCATTGGCGGAAGTTCTCCAATAAAGATAGAGACTTCAGTAACGTTTTCCGGTGTTGTGAAGTACCTCCTTAGAGAAATCGGAATACAACAAATTTATTCGTCTTCAGGTGGAATACATTGATTTGAAAAGCGGTCAGAAACATCCATTGAAGCCCTTAAATCAAGCTCGTTATAAATTCTCAGCAGTGACACTTCGTCACGATTCGTCCACATATGTCTACGCTATTGGTGGTGATGATTCTCTGAAATCAGTAGAAAGGTGATTAAATTGCAATCATTTCATCAGATCGATTGAAAGAGAAGTTAACGCTTATTGATTTCGATCAGGTGGAACAGCAAAATTGGAAATTGGGAGATCATCGCTCCACTGTTGGTGGCTGTTAATGGTCATTGTGCTTCTGTAATCGATGGCAAAATATTTGTAACAGGAGGGattctaaataatattttaacaaataaacTGCAAATATATTCAGTGGAGACCAATTCTTGGTCTTACCGCGCTGATATGATTCAGGGAAGATCTTTTCATTCGGtgaatatcaattaattttctACTAATATAAAActccaaaatataattaattcacCTAAATTTGATTTCATGATTTTTAGAACGTCGTAATCAAAGGGAAACTTTTCATCGCAGGTGGCTATTATTGGCTAAGTCCTACTAATGTATTAAGCAGTGTGGAGCAGTACGATCCGATTGCAAATGTGTGGACAGCATTCACCCAACTACCAAATCCTGCAGACGGAATCATTCTGTGTTGTTTCCAAAACAAACTACTTAGCATGGGTGAGTTTTTATATaacttaatttgaatttatatgctTGAAGTGTAGAATTCATTTATTGTTTTGATGTTCAGGTGGACATATTCAATGGTATGGCCATTCTAGTAAAGTTTGGGAATACGACGAGACAAACATGTCATGGAAAGTTTCATCACGTCTTAGCAAAGAAAGAACTTCTGCGGCTGCACATGTCATTCcatatgattcgattatttgGGCACCCCAACAACAACTTAGCGCGGATAATTTAACGCCGACAATTCAACAACTTGGCGCCGACAATTCAACGACCAAAGTGTCAATCGCACGGACAATTCTgcgaaaaatcaattttttcaagtttttttttcgaaaataattcctCTATTGAAATTGTCAgccatatctacatattaagTTCATTTACCGAACTACCGGTACCTGCAGAATCAATCAGTCTCTGTTGTTTCCAAAACAAACTACTTAGCATGGGTGAGTTTTTATATaagttaatttgaatttatatgctTGAAGTGTAGAATtcatttattgttttgattttcaggtGGACGTGTTCAATGGTATGACCATCAATGGAAATATGTTAGTGAAGTTTGGGAATACGACGAGACaacaattcagcgcaaaatcaatattttcaagaagttttttcgaaaataattactctTATTTAAATTGTCAGCCATACCTACATATTAAGTTCATAAAATACGaatcaatttatttgataatatttgtGCCTTTATGATTTTCTCACTAGGGTCCACAAAATATTACGCAAGCGGCAAGCAGGGTTTCTAGAGcagctaaatttttttttaaatagttttttaacTTTTGCCTTTTGCCATCgtgatcaaattatattcttgattattttctctattcttattactatGGTAGTTCGGGGCAACCATGTGCGCACCGTGTAGTATAGTTATACTGTTTGTATTTtcatgatatgtatatattaaatattttattaataaataaacttttatagttttttatcatatgtatgtaggattggTGTCACTCCCTCTGTCGAGCCTGAAGCGAAGACACATTAGACAAGTTGCGCAAAGTACAAAgcaatttagtacataaagaatacaaatataaattttcagcttaatacgttcaggggtttggtaaaaaaattttttttacttttttaggaggaaaaaatcccacttctggttaattaaatttaatgattttttttattatattttcatcacatctatacaaggaattatacataaaatcgtgaagagcagacatatgccagagtatgattattgatcagcaacatggatttcgtccacaacgttcaacgaccacaaatttgttgtcattttctggttttgtaacaggttccttggatgctaatattcaaacagatactgtttacacggatttcgaaaaggctttcgacaaagtaaatcactccatccttatcaataaactaattggttatggtttctcatatggtctctctcagttattcacaaattatctcaaggatcgacgtcagtttgtaaaatatggaatttattcttctgttgaatacccaacctgctctggtgttccacagggttctaatcttggccccttactattcattttatttgttaatgatattagggaaatattccacaactgcaacttcttattatatgcagatgatctaaaactttttaggtgcgttgaatcttcttccgatgctctactgctacagagcgatttagattcactcgttatttggtcacactcaaattgtcttccgataagcgttgaaaagtgtcacattgtctctttttccagatctcgatcatcaattgaatttggttacaatattgatggctctattcttgcccgtcacacacatatcaaggatttgggaattactttttcaaatatctggaattttaattctcatatccaagatgtgtgcaatagggctacaaaaactttaggcttcgtcatcagaaactcacgcgcctttaatagcaccagagtgacgcgtttactgtatactacattggtgcgcagtttgcttgaatctggttcggccatatggagtcctaatcatttaaggtacacgctaatgttagagagggtgcaaagaaaatttcttcgctatctctacatgagagagtttgggcgctatccctacttatttcctagtaagtttgtcatgggctccttgggctttgactccttagcttcacgtagaaacaatcatcttggtaagctttttctaaaaattctaaggggtgaatatcatcttcctgaagttctgtgtaatcttaaacttagagtacctgagaaactgagagaatctcgctccagaactctattcctacctattcgggccaggactaatgtgcttgatgactcacccctttcaagagccattcgactatttaacctgctttctgggagccttgatgtttttacttcatcatacagttctgtcaggcagcatattttaaatgacttctagctacatacatatttacacatgttgttttcattttgtaatgttattatttagcataatgtgtatgtatgttggttttatctatatttatatatgtatgctattttttatttatatatatatatatgtatatatatatatatatgagtaatttatctttatttatgtgtattgatgtgtttatgtgtatatgcatgtataatgtttgtatgtttatggatgtatgtaatgtatgtgtatatgtatatgtatatgtgtatgtatgtatatgtatgtatgtatgtgtgggtatatatatatatatatatatgtatatgtatatatatatgtatatatacatatatatatatatatatgtatatgtatatgtatatatgtatgtatatgtatatatgtatatatatgtgtgtatgtatatgtatatatgtatatatatgtgtgtatgtatatatatatatatgtaggtgtgtatgtatgtatatgtatatatgtgtatttttatatttatgaatgtatgtatctgtatttgtgtatacgtgtaagaatttgtgtatatatggatggtatacatatatgtttatataattgtctttggccaggaaggtgcattgggtttacctgttaggccttcttggtgtaaattaaatgaaaaaataaaaaaataaaaaaataaaataaaaataaaatatttaaagggtcgattaaaatagtggaagaaaaattattatagtgatttataatgaattttaaatatgtttctggttgttttttattctgtgtttataatagattttagcaaaaaaactaaaatttaaaaataattttccaccttcattaaactttaatttctatttttatttttaactacaatatatattttctttttgaatttctatttttgctttttatttgtattatatgcttACATCAATATGGTTTGCTATTTACATCaatgttaatttcctgttcaatgtacatattataaaaatatgtgtgtattatatgtttCAGACTGTTATccgttttttataaataatgtattttttttttgtattgtgcTTTTTCCGATTTCTCtttggaataattttttttttctattaacacCTTACTGCCCGCATTGACGCGTGGATTGTTTTCACCCATGTCCGGAAATGCGCGCGACTATTTTCAACAGAATCCGGGccgatttcagtttcaatagaaaaaaagccttttttgtgCATTTGATTACTTCTAGAATAAAGATCGTATTGTAGTGATATTTTGAAGCAGTGTTCATTATATCACTCTGcaaacatctaaaaattaaaaccagggATTTTAAATTGGAGTACGCGAAttgatgttaaaaaataataaattacgtaaatgtcatccgaatagcctttgaatataaaaatagtgttgcgtaggggtgggtggaggatccaagtaaaaggccaatagtcgtatcacagcatttattgatgattaacgagatacacgcactgtcagtgctaagtacagaatgacatgatatcgcctacgtaccgccttataaggggtagatctctcaggacgtctaatctgtttacctactgtatagtcacgtattcggatatgtattcccacggtatgagaagtgcaatcattgtttagcttacatgcacttagcttgtcgctaatccttaaaaccacttataccggtctctcaggacgctacccggcctaatccgatcgcaattactcggcggctctttttagtatacgtaacattgCCCCCCTCTTAGGTCAcatcgtcccgattgaccaacaaatcctAACTGATAATCTACAGtagtagttacatttatctccgatatcagtcacagttacatttaaaattctattaccgttacattaacgttaatagaaacttcaatttacgacacctttacaatgtaaacaattacgttaaactttcgttacacttcaatttacgtc from Arctopsyche grandis isolate Sample6627 chromosome 9, ASM5162203v2, whole genome shotgun sequence carries:
- the LOC143916701 gene encoding kelch-like protein 35, whose product is MSKLLKHNVDWKLKTRAMDLTLENFETLHKTQVFLNLPTNTVIEILKSDDLIVSSEEDVFNAVKLWVNHDDANRKLELVQLMGSVRLSLLSIKFLVDEVMTFCHSCAEYLSSIRQVIKDKDDKSSIQRDTPRRKKEKIALVGGNYLDLANTIDIFDGLKKSWTLSKDIGIDKINFASVVVGDWMVIIGGSSPIKIETSVEYIDLKSGQKHPLKPLNQARYKFSAVTLRHDSSTYVYAIGGDDSLKSVERWNSKIGNWEIIAPLLVAVNGHCASVIDGKIFVTGGILNNILTNKLQIYSVETNSWSYRADMIQGRSFHSNVVIKGKLFIAGGYYWLSPTNVLSSVEQYDPIANVWTAFTQLPNPADGIILCCFQNKLLSMGGHIQWYGHSSKVWEYDETNMSWKVSSRLSKERTSAAAHVIPYDSIIWAPQQQLSADNLTPTIQQLGADNSTTKVSIARTILRKINFFKFFFRK